In a single window of the Luteibacter rhizovicinus DSM 16549 genome:
- a CDS encoding YceI family protein, producing the protein MRHLFAAIVLLLSAAPLAAADLRIDPVRSRAEFSVRLLWVSNVSGAFEGIRGDVSIDHAAQTAVVRADIDTESIRMESARLRRWVLAPEFFDAVHYPTIHFESLPTPLMLLTHGGDVAGKLTLRGITQPVTFHLQGNRCPTESLAGCILQLQGMIDRTDFEMRGRRGALSDRVNLGMAIVLEAP; encoded by the coding sequence ATGCGTCACCTGTTTGCGGCGATCGTGCTTCTCCTGTCGGCGGCGCCTCTGGCCGCCGCCGACCTGCGAATCGATCCCGTGCGTTCACGCGCCGAGTTCAGTGTCCGGCTGCTTTGGGTCAGCAACGTCTCGGGTGCGTTCGAAGGTATTCGTGGTGACGTTTCCATCGATCACGCCGCACAGACCGCCGTGGTCCGGGCCGATATCGACACCGAAAGTATCCGTATGGAATCGGCCAGACTCCGGCGCTGGGTCCTCGCGCCGGAGTTCTTCGATGCCGTCCACTACCCCACCATTCATTTCGAATCCCTGCCGACGCCCTTGATGTTGCTGACCCACGGCGGGGACGTCGCCGGCAAGCTCACCCTGCGCGGCATCACCCAACCGGTCACCTTCCACCTGCAGGGCAACCGTTGTCCGACGGAGTCGCTGGCTGGCTGCATCCTTCAGCTGCAGGGCATGATCGACCGTACCGATTTCGAGATGCGGGGTCGCCGTGGCGCCCTCTCCGATCGCGTGAATCTCGGCATGGCTATCGTCCTCGAAGCACCCTGA
- the speA gene encoding arginine decarboxylase — protein MANWTTDRAKSTYAIPYWSNGYVDVADDGHLLMCPRGEEGPALDLPAIVDQATSEGLRLPLLIRFPDILADRLARLQQAFAKAIDDVDYAGSYTAIYPIKVNQQRGVVSELVAAGEQGFGLEAGSKPELMAVLAQARPGSMVVCNGYKDREYIRLALIGLKLGLRVHIVIEKLSELDHVFAEAKALDVEPLLGVRVRLASIGAGKWQNTGGDKGKFGLSPGQILELIERLDAAGLKHTLKLQHFHMGSQISNVRDIAAGMREAVRYFVELHRLGVPIEIVDVGGGLGVDYEGTRSRSYNSINYSLGQYAASIVQPLAEAVAEHGMKAPVIFTESGRAMTAHHAVMIVNVSEVEPVPQGAVPAGRPGEPSVLRHLRETHAELDSRPPLELFHEAQHHLAEGLSLYALGQLDLRDRATLDELFYAIANAVRPRLLPAERAHRQALDDLDEKLVDKYFVNFSVFESVPDIWAIDQIFPIVPISRLDEEPTRRGVIADLTCDSDGRIDHYVDAEGVDVSLPLHALNERESYRLGIFMVGAYQETLGDIHNLFGDTDAVNVRATAHGYEFAHIRRGDTTDLMLDYVGYDLKALRQSYVDRLAAAGIVGALAEELYASLDKGLTGYTYLAETTA, from the coding sequence ATGGCGAACTGGACCACCGACCGCGCCAAGTCGACCTACGCAATTCCTTACTGGAGCAACGGCTACGTCGACGTTGCCGATGACGGCCACCTGCTCATGTGCCCCCGTGGCGAGGAGGGCCCGGCCCTCGACCTGCCGGCCATCGTCGATCAGGCCACGAGTGAAGGCCTGCGCCTGCCGCTGCTCATTCGTTTCCCCGATATCCTCGCCGATCGTCTCGCCCGCCTGCAGCAGGCCTTCGCCAAGGCGATCGACGATGTCGACTACGCCGGCTCCTACACGGCGATCTACCCGATCAAGGTCAACCAGCAGCGCGGCGTGGTCAGCGAACTGGTCGCGGCCGGCGAGCAGGGCTTCGGTCTCGAGGCAGGCTCCAAGCCCGAGCTGATGGCCGTGCTGGCGCAGGCACGCCCGGGCAGCATGGTGGTCTGCAATGGCTACAAGGACCGCGAGTACATCCGCCTGGCCCTCATTGGCCTCAAGCTCGGCCTGCGCGTCCACATCGTGATCGAGAAGCTGTCCGAGCTCGACCACGTCTTCGCCGAGGCCAAGGCGCTCGATGTCGAGCCCCTGCTCGGCGTGCGTGTGCGACTGGCCTCGATCGGTGCCGGCAAGTGGCAGAACACCGGTGGCGACAAGGGCAAGTTCGGTCTCAGCCCGGGTCAGATCCTCGAGCTGATCGAGCGCCTGGACGCGGCCGGCCTCAAGCACACGCTGAAACTGCAGCACTTTCATATGGGTTCGCAGATCTCCAACGTGCGCGACATCGCCGCGGGCATGCGCGAAGCCGTGCGCTACTTCGTCGAGCTGCATCGCCTGGGCGTGCCGATCGAGATCGTGGACGTGGGCGGCGGCCTGGGCGTCGATTACGAAGGCACCCGCTCGCGCAGCTATAACTCGATCAACTACAGCCTGGGCCAGTACGCGGCGAGCATCGTCCAGCCCCTGGCCGAGGCGGTCGCCGAGCACGGCATGAAGGCGCCGGTCATCTTCACCGAGTCGGGTCGTGCCATGACGGCCCATCATGCGGTGATGATCGTCAACGTGAGCGAAGTGGAGCCGGTGCCCCAGGGTGCCGTGCCCGCAGGCCGCCCGGGCGAGCCCAGCGTGCTCCGCCACCTTCGCGAAACCCACGCCGAGCTGGACTCGCGTCCACCGCTGGAACTGTTCCACGAAGCCCAGCACCACCTGGCCGAAGGTCTCTCGCTGTACGCGCTCGGCCAGCTGGACCTGCGCGACCGCGCCACGCTCGACGAACTTTTCTACGCCATCGCCAACGCCGTGCGTCCGCGCCTGCTGCCGGCGGAGCGTGCGCACCGCCAGGCGCTGGACGACCTCGACGAGAAGCTGGTCGACAAGTACTTCGTCAACTTCTCCGTGTTCGAATCCGTGCCGGATATCTGGGCGATCGACCAGATCTTCCCGATCGTGCCGATCTCGCGGCTCGATGAAGAGCCGACGCGCCGTGGTGTCATCGCCGACCTGACGTGCGACTCGGACGGACGCATCGATCACTACGTCGATGCCGAGGGCGTGGACGTGAGCCTGCCCCTGCACGCGCTGAACGAGCGCGAGTCCTATCGCCTGGGCATCTTCATGGTCGGCGCGTACCAGGAGACCCTGGGCGACATCCACAACCTGTTCGGCGACACCGACGCGGTGAACGTGCGCGCCACGGCTCATGGTTATGAGTTCGCCCACATCCGCCGTGGCGACACGACGGACCTGATGCTCGACTACGTGGGTTACGACCTCAAGGCGCTGCGCCAGTCGTACGTCGACCGTCTTGCAGCGGCCGGCATCGTGGGTGCCCTGGCCGAGGAACTGTACGCCTCGCTCGACAAGGGACTCACGGGCTACACCTATCTCGCGGAGACCACGGCATGA
- a CDS encoding phospholipase D family protein — translation MRRFLTILLLAATLLAGGCSLSRTRIREADAVVSLTVDRQLTCHQADRCATPSPLVDAAKEANTASTADKPVHVATLLEDGEQAMAARINLIRAATQTIDVQTYIWEQDDAGKLVLDELIQAARRGVHVRILADQLFSFGDPGLLATLARASDNLEVRLYNPTFHSARTPPLEFAAGILCCFYKFNQRMHNKLIVVDDLIGITGGRNYEDRYFDWDGSFDYIDRDVMVGGPAAKTMGASFDQFWTHKRSIALTHLHDVNRELLADTDDPRHWLPPTYEHPERVAQIVSDAEDPDWLDDRIIRSTLRMNRIEYLSDLPGKTDEPKRREARTLTRHIMGLVRNAKSEIVLQTPYLVMSKPAQKIFDRLHAQPTPPRIVVSTNSLASTDAFAVYALSYKHRKRYLTDYGFEIYELKPHPANADIDALENPSTALVTPPLAATGSGSGRSRRSSGGRASYGAVQPSESSGFLSAGSRSRRGARHRPAPLSTEGIRFGLHAKSIVVDDTFAMVGTHNFDPRSDHYNTESGVIIYDKRFSDRLRDSIMQDTEPGNAWVIGPREKKIPVLSSVNEFIGDVSERLPFFDLWPFRYATSYELKPGCIPMRWTDPRFFECYEPVGDFPEVDVSLKLIYTRMITAFGSSAAGIL, via the coding sequence ATGCGCCGCTTCCTTACGATCCTGCTCCTCGCCGCCACGCTCCTTGCCGGCGGTTGCTCGCTGTCGCGCACGCGCATCCGTGAGGCCGACGCCGTGGTCTCCCTCACGGTGGACCGCCAGCTCACCTGTCACCAGGCCGACCGCTGCGCCACGCCCTCCCCGCTCGTCGATGCGGCGAAGGAAGCCAATACCGCATCGACCGCGGACAAGCCGGTCCATGTAGCCACGCTGCTCGAGGATGGCGAGCAGGCCATGGCGGCGCGGATCAACCTCATCCGTGCCGCCACCCAGACCATCGACGTGCAGACCTATATCTGGGAGCAGGACGATGCCGGCAAGCTGGTCCTCGATGAGCTGATCCAGGCCGCGCGCCGCGGTGTCCACGTACGCATCCTCGCCGACCAGCTGTTTTCCTTCGGCGATCCGGGCCTGCTGGCCACCCTGGCCCGCGCCAGCGACAACCTCGAGGTCCGGCTCTACAACCCCACCTTTCACAGCGCACGGACGCCGCCGCTGGAGTTCGCGGCCGGCATCCTCTGCTGCTTCTACAAGTTCAACCAGCGGATGCATAACAAGCTGATCGTGGTCGACGACCTGATCGGCATCACCGGCGGGCGCAACTACGAAGACCGCTACTTCGACTGGGATGGCAGCTTCGACTACATCGACCGCGACGTGATGGTCGGTGGCCCGGCGGCGAAGACCATGGGGGCCAGCTTCGACCAGTTCTGGACACATAAGCGCTCGATTGCCCTGACCCACCTGCATGACGTGAACCGGGAGCTCCTCGCCGATACCGACGACCCCCGGCACTGGCTGCCACCGACCTACGAGCATCCCGAGCGTGTCGCCCAGATCGTCAGCGACGCCGAGGACCCCGACTGGCTCGACGACCGGATCATACGGTCGACGCTACGGATGAACCGCATCGAGTACCTGTCGGACCTGCCCGGCAAGACCGACGAGCCCAAGCGCCGCGAGGCAAGGACGTTGACCCGCCACATCATGGGCCTGGTGCGCAACGCGAAGAGCGAGATCGTCCTGCAGACGCCCTACCTCGTCATGAGCAAGCCGGCGCAGAAGATTTTCGATCGCCTGCATGCGCAGCCGACACCGCCGCGCATCGTCGTGTCGACCAACTCGCTGGCCTCGACGGATGCATTCGCGGTGTATGCGCTGTCGTACAAGCACCGCAAACGCTACCTCACGGACTACGGTTTCGAGATCTACGAGCTGAAGCCGCATCCGGCGAATGCCGACATCGACGCGCTCGAGAATCCCTCGACGGCCCTGGTCACGCCGCCCCTGGCCGCGACGGGCTCGGGTAGCGGGCGCAGCCGGCGTTCATCGGGAGGACGCGCGTCGTATGGCGCCGTGCAGCCGTCGGAATCATCGGGTTTCCTCAGCGCGGGGAGTCGTTCCCGGCGCGGCGCGCGGCATCGTCCGGCGCCACTGAGCACCGAAGGCATCCGCTTCGGCTTGCACGCCAAGTCGATCGTCGTCGATGACACCTTCGCGATGGTGGGCACGCATAACTTCGATCCGCGCTCGGATCACTACAACACCGAGTCCGGCGTGATCATCTACGACAAGCGCTTTTCGGACCGCCTGCGCGATTCGATCATGCAGGACACCGAGCCCGGCAACGCCTGGGTGATCGGTCCGCGTGAAAAGAAGATTCCCGTGCTCTCGTCGGTGAACGAGTTCATCGGCGATGTGTCGGAGCGCCTGCCCTTCTTCGATCTGTGGCCGTTCCGGTACGCCACCAGCTATGAGCTCAAGCCCGGCTGCATTCCGATGCGCTGGACCGACCCGCGTTTCTTCGAATGCTACGAACCCGTGGGCGACTTCCCCGAGGTCGACGTGTCGTTGAAGCTCATCTACACGCGGATGATCACGGCGTTCGGCTCATCGGCGGCCGGCATTCTCTAG
- the speE gene encoding polyamine aminopropyltransferase: MSQQQLSWFTEAHQASGSSIGFRVERLLHAEKTEFQTIEIYQTTDWGNLMVIDGCVMLTGRDNFLYHEMMTHPALFTHARAKRVVIIGGGDCGTLREVLKHEEVESATQVEIDERVTRLAEEYFPELCEANNDPRAELLFIDGIKYMAEAAPESIDLIIVDSTDPVGPAEGLFNAAFYASCYKALRHGGILVQQSESPMAHIELIKAMRSAMRTTGFKAVRTLPFPQPCYPTGWWSCTMARKDGDLSGFRERGAISKNFPTKYYNADIHKGALAQPEFMREALGE, encoded by the coding sequence ATGTCGCAGCAGCAGCTCAGCTGGTTTACCGAAGCCCACCAGGCTTCGGGCTCCTCCATCGGTTTCCGCGTCGAGCGCCTGTTGCACGCCGAGAAGACCGAGTTCCAGACGATCGAGATCTACCAGACCACCGACTGGGGCAACCTGATGGTGATCGACGGCTGCGTGATGCTCACCGGCCGCGACAACTTCCTGTACCACGAGATGATGACCCACCCGGCGCTGTTCACCCACGCCCGCGCCAAGCGCGTCGTGATCATCGGTGGCGGCGACTGCGGCACGCTACGCGAGGTGCTCAAGCACGAGGAAGTCGAGAGTGCCACCCAGGTCGAGATCGACGAGCGCGTCACCCGCCTGGCCGAGGAGTACTTCCCGGAGCTGTGCGAAGCCAATAACGACCCGCGCGCCGAGCTGCTCTTCATCGACGGCATCAAGTACATGGCCGAGGCGGCGCCGGAGTCGATCGACCTGATCATCGTCGACTCGACCGACCCGGTCGGTCCGGCCGAAGGCCTGTTCAACGCGGCCTTCTACGCCAGCTGCTACAAGGCCCTGCGCCATGGCGGCATCCTGGTCCAGCAGTCGGAGTCGCCGATGGCGCACATCGAGCTGATCAAGGCCATGCGTTCGGCCATGCGCACCACCGGCTTCAAGGCCGTGCGCACCCTGCCCTTCCCGCAGCCGTGCTACCCCACCGGCTGGTGGAGCTGCACCATGGCTCGCAAGGACGGCGATCTGTCGGGCTTCCGCGAGCGCGGCGCGATCAGCAAGAACTTCCCGACCAAGTACTACAACGCCGATATCCACAAGGGCGCGCTGGCCCAGCCGGAGTTCATGCGCGAGGCGCTGGGCGAGTAA
- a CDS encoding SixA phosphatase family protein — protein sequence MHELILLRHAEAEASKDGKDDRERKLTEHGKNEARAAGEWLASHGIKYDRILCSPAERTRETAALALGQVEPSYETSIYDATPGDLYDLLDKQSDVERVVLVGHNPGIEQLVAFLVEGRSEDYRGMPPGGMARLVFDGPLEPGKAKLETFWSPPN from the coding sequence ATGCACGAACTCATCCTGTTGCGTCACGCTGAAGCCGAGGCCAGTAAGGACGGCAAGGACGACCGCGAGCGAAAGCTCACCGAACACGGCAAGAACGAAGCACGCGCCGCGGGCGAATGGCTCGCCAGCCACGGCATCAAGTACGACCGCATCCTATGCTCCCCCGCCGAACGCACCAGGGAAACGGCAGCCCTGGCCCTCGGTCAGGTCGAGCCCTCCTACGAAACAAGCATCTACGACGCCACGCCCGGCGATCTCTACGACCTCCTCGACAAGCAATCGGATGTCGAGCGTGTGGTCCTCGTCGGTCACAATCCCGGCATCGAACAGCTGGTAGCCTTCCTCGTCGAAGGCCGGTCCGAGGATTACCGTGGCATGCCGCCCGGTGGCATGGCCCGACTCGTCTTCGATGGCCCCCTGGAACCCGGCAAAGCCAAGCTCGAGACGTTCTGGTCTCCTCCAAACTGA
- the argS gene encoding arginine--tRNA ligase — MKQELKQLVLQAIGALRESGKLPSDFVAPTFVIERTRSREHGDFATNVAMMMAKAAGRKPRDIATDLVEALPASDLVGKAEIAGPGFINFFLAPAAFHAEIGRALAETTRYGSNQDGGGRQAGVEFVSANPTGPLHVGHGRAAAIGDSISRLLLASGWKVTREFYYNDAGVQIANLALSTQARAKGIAPDEAGWPESGYRGDYIAEVARAFLARESVEADGETVVASGDADNLDDVRRFAVASLRHEQDLDLKAFDVGFDVYYLESSLYSEGKVEETVRELVAHGHTYEEGGALWLRSTDFGDDKDRVMRKSDGTYTYFLPDVAYHRTKWQRGYERAITELGSDHHGSLARVKAGLQALDTGIPKQWPEYVLHQMVTVMRGGEEVKISKRAGSYVTLRDLIDEAGRDATRYFLIARKADSQLVFDIDLARSQSNDNPVYYIQYAHARASRVFRELADRGLSSDRGNGLAKLPLLDTEHEQALMVELSRYPEMVESAAANLEPHLIAQYLRELAGSLHSYYHEHKWIVDDADLRDARLVLVAATQQVIKNGLDLLGISAPESM; from the coding sequence GTGAAACAAGAGCTCAAACAACTCGTCCTGCAAGCCATCGGGGCTCTGCGGGAGTCCGGCAAACTGCCGTCCGATTTCGTCGCACCGACGTTCGTCATCGAGCGGACACGCAGCCGCGAGCACGGCGATTTCGCGACCAATGTCGCCATGATGATGGCCAAGGCCGCCGGTCGTAAGCCGCGCGATATCGCCACCGACCTGGTCGAGGCGCTCCCCGCGTCTGACCTGGTGGGCAAGGCCGAGATCGCCGGGCCAGGGTTCATCAACTTTTTCCTGGCCCCGGCCGCGTTTCACGCCGAGATCGGCCGCGCGCTCGCCGAAACGACCCGGTACGGCAGCAACCAGGATGGCGGTGGCCGCCAGGCCGGCGTGGAATTCGTCTCGGCCAACCCGACCGGCCCACTCCATGTGGGCCATGGTCGCGCCGCGGCCATCGGCGACAGCATCAGCCGCCTCCTCCTGGCCAGCGGCTGGAAGGTGACGCGCGAGTTCTACTACAACGACGCCGGCGTACAGATCGCCAACCTGGCGCTGTCCACGCAGGCGCGTGCCAAGGGCATCGCGCCGGACGAGGCAGGCTGGCCGGAGTCCGGCTACCGCGGGGACTACATCGCCGAGGTCGCCCGTGCTTTCCTTGCGCGCGAGTCTGTCGAGGCCGACGGTGAGACGGTCGTCGCCTCGGGCGACGCCGATAACCTCGACGATGTGCGCCGCTTCGCGGTGGCCTCGCTGCGCCACGAGCAGGACCTCGACCTCAAGGCCTTCGACGTCGGCTTCGACGTCTATTACCTCGAGTCCTCGCTGTACAGCGAGGGCAAGGTGGAAGAAACGGTGCGCGAACTGGTCGCCCACGGTCACACCTATGAAGAGGGCGGCGCGCTGTGGCTGCGCTCCACGGACTTCGGTGACGACAAGGACCGCGTCATGCGCAAGTCCGACGGCACCTACACCTATTTCCTCCCCGACGTGGCCTATCACCGCACGAAGTGGCAGCGCGGCTATGAGCGCGCCATCACCGAGCTGGGCTCCGACCACCACGGCTCGCTGGCGCGCGTGAAGGCCGGCCTCCAGGCCCTCGACACGGGCATTCCGAAGCAGTGGCCGGAATACGTGCTGCACCAGATGGTGACGGTGATGCGCGGCGGTGAGGAAGTGAAGATTTCCAAGCGGGCCGGCTCCTACGTCACGCTGCGCGATCTCATCGACGAAGCGGGCCGCGACGCCACCCGTTACTTCCTGATCGCGCGCAAAGCCGACTCGCAGCTGGTCTTCGACATCGACCTGGCGCGTTCGCAGAGCAACGACAACCCGGTCTACTACATTCAGTACGCCCATGCCCGCGCCAGCCGCGTGTTCCGCGAGTTGGCCGATCGCGGGCTGTCGAGCGACCGGGGCAACGGACTGGCGAAGCTGCCGCTGCTCGACACCGAGCACGAGCAGGCGCTCATGGTCGAGCTGTCGCGCTACCCGGAAATGGTCGAGTCGGCGGCGGCGAACCTGGAACCGCACCTGATCGCGCAATACCTGCGTGAGCTCGCGGGCTCGCTGCACAGCTACTATCACGAGCACAAGTGGATCGTCGACGACGCCGACCTGCGTGACGCCCGTCTTGTGCTGGTCGCCGCGACGCAACAGGTCATCAAGAACGGTCTGGATCTGCTGGGCATTTCCGCCCCGGAGAGCATGTAA
- a CDS encoding NAD(P)-dependent oxidoreductase, translated as MSIKAAFIGLGAMGAPMAGHLHAKGLLVAVGNRTQARAEALAKELGVAAPDLAGMAASADVIALCVSADADVISVVQALAPTMKKGGVVIDHSTVAPATAKRAARMLADVGVDFLDAPVSGGVEGAKNGKLSVMVGGDAAVLERARPVLEAYGARITHMGAVGSGQATKAVNQVLVAGIAHAVTEGLALGEALGLEADRLIPTLAAGAAGNWFLDKRGATMLRNEFSVGFKLALLHKDLGIVRGIASEAGTDRTIIEQSLADFGELMAQGYGDDDISALIRLKRGS; from the coding sequence ATGAGCATCAAGGCAGCGTTTATCGGACTCGGCGCCATGGGCGCGCCCATGGCCGGCCACCTCCACGCGAAGGGCCTGCTGGTCGCGGTCGGCAATCGCACCCAGGCTCGCGCCGAGGCGCTGGCGAAGGAACTCGGCGTGGCGGCGCCCGACCTCGCCGGGATGGCTGCCTCGGCCGATGTCATCGCCTTGTGCGTCAGTGCGGACGCTGACGTCATCAGCGTCGTGCAGGCCCTGGCGCCAACGATGAAGAAGGGCGGCGTCGTCATCGACCATTCCACCGTCGCCCCCGCCACCGCCAAGCGTGCCGCCCGGATGCTCGCGGACGTGGGCGTGGACTTCCTGGACGCGCCCGTGTCGGGCGGTGTGGAAGGCGCGAAGAACGGCAAGCTCTCGGTGATGGTCGGCGGCGACGCGGCCGTGCTCGAACGCGCCCGTCCGGTTCTCGAGGCCTACGGTGCACGGATCACGCACATGGGCGCGGTGGGAAGTGGACAGGCCACCAAGGCGGTCAATCAGGTCCTGGTGGCCGGCATCGCCCACGCGGTAACCGAAGGCCTCGCCCTCGGTGAGGCCCTCGGCCTCGAAGCGGATCGCCTGATTCCCACGCTCGCCGCCGGCGCGGCCGGCAACTGGTTCCTCGACAAGCGTGGCGCGACGATGCTGCGTAACGAGTTCTCGGTGGGATTCAAGCTGGCCCTGCTGCACAAGGACCTCGGCATCGTTCGTGGCATCGCCAGCGAGGCCGGGACCGACCGGACCATCATCGAGCAGTCGCTCGCCGACTTCGGCGAACTGATGGCCCAGGGATACGGCGACGACGACATCTCGGCGTTGATTCGTCTCAAGCGCGGCAGCTGA
- a CDS encoding SPOR domain-containing protein: MATRKKAKGRQAVRNGSSGMPGWSWALIGILAGALLMAFAMRGTWMPMMRQHDGPEPNPQATAQKGSDPGVVDSTEPEKPKKPSYDFYSVLSEKEVRIPDAEIRAQASAEAQQKQQQQQAAQQQAAAQKAEVAQQQQATAAAANLPKATTQTVTAAPAQQAPAAPAATSGYLLQVGAFPSAADAEALKAKLALQGFVANVQAVKVGAQTYNRVRLGPFKSATDLESTKQHLQAAGISAIALKEGS; this comes from the coding sequence ATGGCAACACGCAAGAAGGCAAAGGGTCGTCAGGCCGTCCGCAACGGCTCGAGCGGCATGCCGGGCTGGAGCTGGGCACTGATCGGCATCCTCGCCGGCGCCCTGCTCATGGCATTCGCGATGCGCGGCACGTGGATGCCCATGATGCGCCAGCACGACGGTCCCGAGCCAAACCCGCAGGCCACGGCGCAGAAGGGCAGCGATCCGGGTGTGGTCGACTCCACCGAACCCGAGAAGCCGAAGAAGCCGTCGTACGATTTCTATTCCGTGCTTTCCGAGAAGGAAGTGCGTATTCCGGATGCCGAAATCCGCGCGCAGGCCAGCGCCGAGGCGCAGCAGAAGCAGCAACAGCAGCAGGCGGCCCAGCAGCAGGCGGCGGCCCAGAAGGCCGAGGTCGCCCAGCAGCAGCAAGCCACCGCCGCCGCGGCCAACCTGCCAAAGGCCACCACGCAGACGGTCACGGCCGCACCGGCGCAGCAGGCGCCTGCCGCCCCGGCCGCCACCTCGGGCTACCTGCTCCAGGTCGGCGCGTTCCCGAGCGCCGCCGACGCGGAAGCACTGAAGGCCAAGCTGGCACTACAAGGCTTCGTCGCCAACGTGCAGGCCGTGAAGGTCGGCGCCCAGACCTACAACCGCGTCCGTCTTGGCCCGTTCAAGTCGGCCACGGACCTGGAAAGCACCAAGCAGCATCTCCAGGCGGCAGGCATCAGCGCCATCGCCCTGAAGGAAGGCAGCTGA
- a CDS encoding ParA family protein, whose amino-acid sequence MLTTLVASSKGGCGKTTLVTQLATHWAQAGKQTAIVDADRQQSSLRWVSRRPENVPGVTAVEGSRRAFDRLPADIQRTIVDTPAGVGEKELEPYLEKADVILVPVLPSHFDLDATLDFLAVLQAIPRVKRGKLPVALVGNRLKPWTNASQAAVAELGERAPFPVVAELRDSQAYVLLTALGKGIFDYHSENVRGHQDDWAKLLRWIKRST is encoded by the coding sequence ATGCTTACGACGCTCGTAGCAAGCAGCAAGGGTGGTTGTGGCAAGACGACGCTGGTCACCCAGCTGGCCACCCACTGGGCACAGGCCGGGAAGCAGACGGCCATCGTCGACGCCGACCGACAGCAATCCAGCCTTCGCTGGGTCAGCCGGCGGCCGGAGAACGTACCCGGCGTCACCGCCGTCGAAGGCAGCCGCAGAGCCTTCGACCGCTTGCCGGCCGATATCCAGCGAACCATCGTCGACACGCCAGCGGGCGTCGGCGAAAAGGAGCTCGAGCCCTACCTGGAAAAGGCCGATGTCATCCTCGTGCCGGTACTGCCCTCGCACTTCGACCTCGACGCCACGCTCGACTTCCTGGCCGTGCTGCAGGCCATACCGCGGGTCAAGCGAGGCAAGCTGCCGGTCGCCCTGGTCGGCAATCGCCTGAAGCCGTGGACGAACGCCAGCCAGGCCGCGGTCGCCGAACTGGGCGAACGCGCTCCTTTCCCCGTGGTTGCGGAACTTCGCGACTCGCAAGCGTACGTCTTGCTCACGGCGCTCGGTAAAGGCATCTTCGATTACCACTCGGAAAACGTACGCGGACACCAGGACGACTGGGCAAAACTGCTTCGCTGGATCAAGCGCAGCACCTGA
- the radC gene encoding RadC family protein, which translates to MYRPRPIHQWPEGERPRERLLAHGVAVLSDAELIGVLLGHGTAGCDAVATGRVLLTQAGSLGRLLADPDHLPRVNGVGPAKRARIIAALELARRSLGEGLAELPRIESPAESAAYFRARLRHLPHEVFAVLFLDTRHRVLAYEELFRGTIDGASVYPREVVRACLRHHASAVILAHNHPSGVAEPSRADRDITRVLVEALGLMDIRVLDHLVIGHGDPVSMADLGLL; encoded by the coding sequence ATGTACCGGCCCAGGCCGATCCATCAATGGCCTGAAGGCGAGCGACCCCGCGAGCGCTTGCTGGCCCATGGCGTGGCCGTGCTGTCCGACGCCGAACTGATCGGCGTCCTGCTCGGCCACGGCACCGCGGGCTGTGATGCCGTCGCCACCGGCCGGGTGCTGCTCACCCAGGCCGGTAGTCTCGGGCGGCTGCTGGCCGATCCAGACCACCTGCCCCGCGTCAACGGCGTCGGGCCAGCCAAACGGGCGCGCATCATCGCGGCACTCGAACTGGCCCGGCGGTCGTTGGGCGAAGGCCTCGCCGAGCTACCCCGCATCGAGAGCCCCGCCGAGAGCGCCGCGTACTTCCGGGCGCGGCTTCGCCACCTGCCCCACGAAGTGTTCGCCGTGCTGTTCCTGGACACCCGCCATCGCGTGCTGGCGTACGAGGAGTTGTTCCGCGGCACGATCGATGGTGCGAGTGTGTACCCGCGCGAAGTGGTCAGGGCCTGCCTGCGCCACCACGCCAGTGCGGTCATCCTGGCGCACAACCACCCGTCCGGGGTGGCCGAACCCAGCCGTGCCGATCGGGACATCACGCGGGTGCTGGTGGAAGCCCTGGGGTTGATGGACATCCGGGTGCTCGACCATCTCGTGATCGGCCATGGCGATCCCGTCTCGATGGCCGATCTGGGCCTGCTCTGA